Proteins encoded by one window of Candidatus Brocadia sp.:
- a CDS encoding SagB/ThcOx family dehydrogenase, which translates to MKSIREYHEATKHSWEKLYQDRHFLDWANQPSPFRTYLDCPQIDLGSSFEKMDAPLSRIWYRNHVKPRNGSITLNTLSTLLYYSMAISAWKSYPDVESWSLRVNPSSGDLHPTETHLYVYKLKDLPDGAYHYFVKEHQLEQRAAGELVPTLWRILGGTSLTPPIIIGLNTIFWREAWKYQSRALRYCYLDLGHAMAAMRVAAHGLGLFVLFIGKFCDNNIRKYLRFDEIDERPLLFLALDTKQPVTEMAQKEVQKRSINAVTRTNRLSSIEVDYPLISKGHSLTSETIMSSLSKRSDENPQKSLFKRGGLYNPLFEKRKNDGFSNEASVSISRKNNGQFIEINEATPTVEYPLKWTIRHRRSAIDFDGKTILPLSVFDLLIQLLCSTYEADYRIPESQPLIIPYLYVHRVEGLEGGVYYFDIGNKRLCLLSSGDMQYVAKELSLNQDIAGDSSFAISFISNFDYALQTYGNRGYRYIHYEAGFMGQALYLGATATGFDATGIGAFIDDEVHTFLKTPSEQQVVYHFTVGKRVDDPRISALPAYNHVHDIEEDVK; encoded by the coding sequence ATGAAATCCATCCGGGAATACCACGAGGCTACAAAGCATAGCTGGGAAAAACTGTATCAGGATCGTCACTTCCTTGATTGGGCTAATCAGCCTAGTCCTTTTCGCACGTATCTGGATTGTCCACAGATAGACTTAGGAAGCAGCTTTGAAAAAATGGACGCACCATTATCAAGGATTTGGTATCGCAACCATGTAAAGCCAAGAAATGGATCCATTACCTTGAACACGCTGTCTACACTCTTGTATTACTCAATGGCTATCAGTGCTTGGAAATCATATCCCGATGTGGAATCGTGGTCACTCAGGGTCAACCCAAGCAGTGGAGACCTGCATCCTACAGAAACACATCTTTATGTTTATAAGTTGAAAGACCTCCCGGATGGCGCTTATCACTATTTTGTTAAAGAGCACCAATTAGAGCAACGTGCCGCTGGAGAACTCGTTCCTACCTTATGGCGGATACTGGGCGGTACTTCTCTAACACCCCCGATCATTATTGGACTTAATACCATCTTTTGGCGGGAAGCATGGAAATACCAGTCACGCGCCTTGCGATATTGTTATCTCGATCTGGGACATGCCATGGCAGCTATGAGAGTAGCGGCTCACGGATTAGGTCTTTTCGTATTATTTATTGGCAAATTTTGTGATAATAATATTCGAAAGTACCTTCGTTTTGATGAGATTGATGAGCGTCCTCTTTTGTTTTTGGCTCTGGACACAAAGCAACCCGTTACTGAAATGGCTCAGAAAGAAGTCCAGAAAAGGAGTATTAATGCAGTAACGCGTACGAACAGACTATCAAGTATTGAAGTGGATTATCCACTCATTTCTAAGGGACACTCACTTACCAGTGAAACAATTATGAGCTCTTTATCAAAAAGAAGCGATGAAAATCCCCAAAAATCCCTCTTTAAGAGAGGGGGACTATATAATCCTCTCTTTGAGAAAAGGAAGAATGACGGATTTTCGAATGAAGCGTCTGTAAGTATTTCTCGCAAAAATAACGGGCAATTTATTGAAATTAACGAGGCAACGCCGACTGTCGAATACCCATTAAAATGGACGATCAGACACAGGCGAAGTGCCATTGATTTTGATGGCAAAACGATACTGCCTTTGAGCGTATTTGACCTTCTTATACAACTCTTGTGCAGTACTTATGAGGCGGATTATCGTATTCCTGAAAGCCAACCACTTATCATTCCATACCTGTATGTCCATCGGGTAGAAGGTTTGGAAGGAGGTGTATACTATTTTGACATAGGGAACAAAAGGTTGTGCTTGTTATCCAGTGGAGATATGCAATACGTAGCAAAGGAATTGAGCCTAAATCAGGACATCGCCGGTGATTCGTCATTTGCTATCAGCTTTATCAGTAATTTTGACTATGCGTTACAGACATATGGCAACAGAGGATATCGTTACATACATTATGAAGCAGGATTTATGGGGCAGGCCTTGTACCTTGGCGCTACGGCAACTGGGTTCGATGCAACCGGGATTGGTGCTTTTATTGACGACGAGGTTCATACCTTCTTAAAAACACCGTCCGAACAACAAGTGGTATATCATTTCACCGTTGGGAAAAGGGTTGACGATCCACGTATCTCAGCACTTCCCGCTTATAATCATGTACATGATATTGAGGAAGATGTGAAATAA
- a CDS encoding DUF2024 family protein, whose translation MKMAVSDTHVMKKNEEKMHFDIIVPNDQPYEKTMKEIGYYIHEMEGCN comes from the coding sequence ATGAAAATGGCTGTTTCCGATACACACGTCATGAAGAAAAACGAGGAAAAAATGCATTTTGATATTATCGTCCCAAATGATCAGCCATACGAAAAGACCATGAAAGAGATCGGTTATTACATTCACGAAATGGAAGGATGTAACTGA
- a CDS encoding ferredoxin — MKAKVDPDTCIGCALCAEICPEVFSMEGDKSVVYVDIVPKEAEDTCREAADKCPVSCIYITE; from the coding sequence ATGAAGGCAAAGGTAGATCCAGATACATGTATCGGTTGCGCCTTATGTGCTGAAATCTGCCCTGAGGTTTTTAGCATGGAAGGTGATAAATCAGTAGTGTATGTTGACATTGTTCCTAAAGAGGCTGAAGATACCTGCAGAGAAGCAGCGGATAAATGTCCTGTATCTTGCATATATATAACAGAGTAG
- a CDS encoding mannose-1-phosphate guanylyltransferase/mannose-6-phosphate isomerase codes for MKAIILAGGSGERLWPLSRKNYPKQFLKINGDRSLLQQTAVRFLSMVSSEDIIVLTNKDYKFHVLSDLNSLLVLNNHALNTNIILEPASRNTAPAVALGVKYCIEKLGCTENEVVFLSPSDHIIRPTERFAEYMRLADETARKGYIVTFGIKPDKPETGYGYIKFGSQYSIGDGKNFLRAEKFTEKPDSETAKQYINAGTYFWNSGMFAFSIGTIIEEMNSYAPEIREMIDLSFEDMLSGFKKMPNISLDYAIMEKSDRVVVLPFDLYWNDIGSWDSLYDVLDKDENGNVKRGDVLTIDTQGTLIFGSKRHIATIGLENCLIVETDDAVLIAKKGEAQKVKDIVNKLKENARTEAEEHVTTYRPWGSYTILEKGPRYKIKRIVVNPNEELSLQMHYHRSEHWVVVKGSAKVTIGDVEKFVHENESAYVPKSTLHRLANPGKVPLEIIEVQNGEYLGEDDIVRYEDIYDRISTPKPY; via the coding sequence GTGAAGGCAATAATCCTTGCAGGAGGTAGTGGGGAAAGACTTTGGCCATTATCCAGAAAGAATTATCCGAAACAATTCCTGAAAATAAACGGAGATAGGTCTCTTTTACAACAGACGGCAGTGAGGTTTTTAAGTATGGTTTCTTCGGAAGATATTATTGTATTAACAAATAAGGATTACAAATTCCATGTCTTATCCGATTTAAATTCTTTACTCGTACTCAATAACCATGCATTAAATACCAATATAATACTTGAACCTGCAAGTAGAAATACAGCGCCAGCCGTAGCGCTTGGAGTTAAGTACTGTATTGAAAAGCTTGGCTGCACAGAAAACGAGGTTGTATTTTTATCTCCTTCTGATCATATAATAAGACCAACTGAGAGATTTGCCGAATATATGAGGCTTGCAGATGAAACAGCCCGAAAAGGCTATATAGTTACCTTTGGCATAAAACCTGACAAACCTGAAACCGGCTATGGATACATAAAATTCGGCAGTCAATATTCAATAGGTGACGGTAAGAATTTTTTAAGAGCAGAGAAATTTACAGAAAAACCTGATAGTGAGACTGCAAAGCAGTATATAAATGCGGGGACTTATTTCTGGAATTCTGGTATGTTTGCATTTAGTATAGGTACGATAATTGAAGAAATGAATTCCTATGCACCTGAAATAAGGGAAATGATTGATTTGAGTTTTGAAGATATGCTATCAGGTTTCAAAAAGATGCCAAATATCTCTTTAGATTATGCAATTATGGAAAAATCAGATAGGGTTGTAGTACTACCTTTTGATTTGTACTGGAATGACATAGGCTCATGGGATTCTTTATATGATGTGCTGGATAAGGATGAAAACGGCAATGTAAAAAGAGGTGATGTCCTGACTATAGACACTCAGGGGACGCTTATCTTTGGGAGTAAAAGGCACATAGCAACTATTGGGTTAGAAAATTGCCTGATCGTTGAAACTGATGATGCCGTATTGATTGCGAAAAAAGGAGAGGCACAAAAGGTAAAAGACATAGTGAATAAACTGAAAGAAAATGCGAGAACTGAAGCAGAGGAACATGTTACTACTTATAGACCTTGGGGAAGCTATACAATTCTTGAGAAAGGTCCACGATATAAGATAAAACGGATAGTAGTAAATCCAAACGAAGAGCTCAGTCTTCAAATGCATTATCACCGCTCTGAACACTGGGTAGTGGTGAAAGGGAGCGCTAAGGTGACGATTGGCGACGTGGAGAAGTTTGTCCATGAAAATGAATCTGCATATGTGCCGAAGTCAACTTTGCACCGACTTGCAAACCCGGGGAAAGTGCCTCTGGAGATAATCGAGGTTCAGAACGGAGAGTATCTTGGCGAAGATGATATAGTAAGATATGAAGACATTTATGATAGAATATCAACTCCAAAACCGTATTAA
- the ubiE gene encoding bifunctional demethylmenaquinone methyltransferase/2-methoxy-6-polyprenyl-1,4-benzoquinol methylase UbiE: protein MITQTELLTKKGAYIQQMFGSIARVYDLLNTILSFNFDKSWRRYAVKVSNVTPDAQVLDVCTGTGDLAIAYSKVLNGSGRVIGSDFCHEMVRLADLKLKKRNLSEKIKVIEADTLHLPFQDNSFQVSAVAFGIRNVADLRAGITEMMRITAPCGRVVILEFSQPINPVFKVVYYFYFKKILPFIGRLISRSKYNAYSYLPSSVLNFPDRYGLKAQMESCGLEDVNIYSRTLGIVTIHVGTKHKHQ, encoded by the coding sequence ATGATTACGCAAACCGAATTATTAACGAAAAAGGGGGCGTATATCCAGCAGATGTTTGGCTCGATTGCCAGGGTATACGACCTTTTAAATACCATTTTAAGCTTTAACTTTGACAAGAGCTGGCGCAGGTATGCTGTAAAGGTGAGTAACGTCACCCCGGATGCACAGGTACTGGACGTTTGCACCGGCACAGGCGACCTGGCAATTGCTTATTCCAAGGTTTTAAACGGAAGTGGAAGGGTCATTGGAAGTGACTTTTGTCATGAAATGGTACGACTGGCAGATCTCAAGCTGAAGAAAAGGAATCTTTCTGAGAAGATAAAGGTCATCGAGGCCGACACATTACATCTGCCATTTCAGGACAATTCCTTTCAGGTCTCTGCCGTGGCCTTTGGGATCAGAAATGTAGCTGATTTAAGGGCTGGTATTACCGAAATGATGCGAATAACCGCCCCGTGTGGACGTGTGGTGATCCTGGAATTCTCGCAACCCATAAATCCCGTCTTTAAGGTGGTCTATTATTTTTATTTCAAAAAGATACTCCCTTTCATTGGAAGACTCATCTCTCGTAGTAAGTACAATGCCTACTCCTATCTCCCGTCATCCGTCTTAAACTTTCCCGACCGGTACGGATTAAAGGCACAGATGGAATCCTGTGGCCTTGAGGACGTGAATATCTATTCAAGGACACTGGGCATCGTCACCATCCATGTTGGTACAAAACATAAACATCAATAG
- a CDS encoding rubredoxin, with protein MEKYRCLVCGYIYDPEIGDPDHGVSPGTSFKDLPEEWVCPACGASQEQFEKI; from the coding sequence ATGGAAAAATACAGATGCCTGGTTTGTGGATATATCTATGACCCGGAAATTGGTGATCCTGATCATGGGGTAAGTCCTGGCACCAGTTTCAAGGATTTACCAGAAGAGTGGGTCTGTCCTGCCTGCGGTGCGTCGCAGGAACAGTTTGAAAAAATTTGA
- a CDS encoding MmgE/PrpD family protein, translating to MTLVEQLASFVVRASYNDLSESARQQLKIRVLDSIGCAIGAVDGKPIRLVREQIEDFGGAERCTMIGGCRTSPDRAAFYNSALVRYLDFNDSYLAKGETCHPSDNFGAVLAAAEYANKSGREFLTALATAYQVQCRLSDSAPVRAKGFDHTTQGAYAVAAGVSNALGLDLTKTANAIAICGASFNALRVTRTGALSNWKGLAYPNTAFCCTHATFLAMRGITGPLEVFEGNKGFMDAIAGRFEIDWSNENLERITHTILKRYNAEIHSQSVIEGILELKRECGFTAAEVTRVEIEIFDVAYHIIGGGEEGDKTIVRTKEEADHSLPYMIAVAMLDGRVMPEQYKPDRIQRQDVQGLLKKISVRPLEAYSHRFPNEMPCRITVSLSDGRVLVKEKQDYEGFHTHPMRWETVVQKFERLSRPYTDASLRLKIVDAVADMDSIQISYIMRLLAKVQVP from the coding sequence ATGACGCTGGTGGAACAACTGGCTTCATTTGTCGTACGGGCATCCTATAATGACCTCTCAGAGAGTGCCCGCCAGCAACTCAAGATTCGGGTTTTGGATTCTATCGGTTGTGCAATAGGCGCTGTGGACGGGAAACCTATCCGGTTGGTCAGGGAACAAATCGAAGATTTTGGCGGTGCTGAACGCTGTACCATGATCGGCGGGTGCCGGACGTCTCCAGACCGTGCGGCATTTTATAATAGCGCATTGGTACGCTACCTGGATTTTAACGACAGTTATCTGGCAAAAGGAGAAACTTGTCACCCCAGCGATAATTTTGGTGCGGTGCTTGCCGCTGCCGAATACGCAAACAAAAGCGGGCGGGAGTTTCTGACCGCCCTTGCAACAGCCTATCAAGTACAGTGTCGCCTGAGTGATAGTGCTCCTGTGCGGGCGAAAGGATTTGATCATACTACTCAAGGGGCATACGCAGTAGCAGCTGGTGTGTCAAATGCCCTGGGTTTAGATCTGACAAAAACTGCTAATGCAATCGCCATCTGTGGGGCATCCTTCAACGCGCTCCGGGTAACCAGAACCGGGGCACTGTCCAACTGGAAAGGGCTGGCGTATCCAAACACAGCGTTTTGTTGTACACATGCGACCTTCCTGGCCATGAGAGGCATTACTGGCCCATTGGAGGTCTTTGAGGGAAACAAGGGTTTTATGGATGCCATTGCCGGGCGATTTGAGATTGACTGGTCCAATGAGAATCTGGAGCGAATAACACACACGATCCTTAAAAGGTACAATGCCGAGATTCATTCCCAGTCAGTCATCGAAGGCATCCTGGAACTAAAGCGAGAGTGCGGATTTACGGCCGCTGAGGTAACACGGGTTGAAATAGAGATTTTTGACGTAGCATACCACATCATTGGTGGTGGTGAGGAAGGTGACAAGACCATTGTCAGGACAAAAGAGGAGGCTGACCATAGTCTCCCTTATATGATTGCAGTTGCAATGCTGGATGGCCGGGTCATGCCCGAGCAGTACAAACCGGATCGCATCCAGCGTCAAGATGTTCAAGGATTGCTCAAAAAAATCTCTGTAAGGCCATTAGAAGCTTATAGCCACCGGTTCCCAAACGAGATGCCGTGCCGAATTACCGTTTCTCTCTCTGACGGCCGAGTTCTGGTTAAAGAAAAACAGGATTACGAGGGCTTTCATACCCATCCGATGCGATGGGAAACCGTAGTCCAGAAATTCGAGCGACTTAGCAGACCATATACCGATGCATCCTTGCGCCTCAAGATCGTAGATGCGGTCGCTGATATGGATTCAATACAGATTTCATATATAATGAGATTGCTGGCAAAGGTTCAGGTTCCGTAA
- the gmd gene encoding GDP-mannose 4,6-dehydratase, whose translation MKKALITGITGQDGSYLAEFLLSKGYEVHGIIRRASTFNTHRIDHMYIDPHIPKAKLLLHYGDLSDPGLITEIVWNIKPDEIYHLGAQSHVRVSFDMPEFTGNITGLGTTRILEAIRRSGIKTRFYQASSSEMFGASLPPQNEKTPFYPRSPYAVAKLYAYWMAVNYREGYGLFACNGILFNHESPRRGETFVTRKITRAIANILMGKQKKIFLGNLNAKRDWGFAPEYVEAMWLMTQQDEPDDYVIGTGESYSVREFAEKAYKYAGIEIEWKGERGQEKGFIKSIEKRWKDHLKPGIILIEIDPKYFRPTEVEHLRSDITKAKQKLNWHPRTTFDELVKIMVDYDMQLMGIDPPGKGIEISKEKGFEYTDHDFSFYEKVREGC comes from the coding sequence GTGAAAAAGGCTTTAATAACCGGGATTACCGGGCAAGACGGTTCGTACCTGGCAGAGTTCTTGCTTTCTAAAGGTTATGAGGTGCATGGGATTATAAGAAGGGCGTCGACCTTTAATACCCATCGCATAGACCATATGTATATCGACCCACATATCCCAAAAGCGAAACTTCTCCTTCATTATGGAGACCTTTCAGACCCTGGTCTTATAACTGAAATCGTGTGGAATATAAAACCAGACGAGATATACCATCTGGGCGCGCAATCTCATGTCAGGGTTTCTTTTGATATGCCGGAATTTACCGGAAACATAACTGGTTTAGGGACCACTCGAATTCTAGAAGCCATAAGAAGGAGTGGGATAAAAACAAGGTTCTATCAGGCCTCATCTTCGGAAATGTTTGGAGCGTCTTTGCCTCCCCAAAATGAGAAAACGCCGTTTTATCCCAGGAGCCCTTATGCTGTAGCAAAACTGTATGCCTACTGGATGGCAGTCAATTATAGGGAGGGATATGGACTTTTTGCCTGTAATGGAATACTTTTTAATCACGAGAGTCCTCGCAGAGGAGAGACATTTGTGACAAGAAAAATAACTCGGGCAATTGCCAATATCCTTATGGGAAAGCAGAAAAAAATTTTCCTGGGAAATTTAAATGCAAAAAGGGACTGGGGGTTTGCCCCTGAATATGTAGAGGCAATGTGGCTTATGACCCAGCAAGACGAACCGGATGATTACGTGATAGGTACTGGGGAAAGTTATTCAGTACGAGAGTTTGCAGAGAAAGCATATAAATATGCTGGTATAGAAATTGAATGGAAGGGAGAAAGGGGACAAGAAAAAGGGTTTATCAAAAGTATAGAGAAAAGATGGAAAGACCATCTCAAACCAGGGATTATTCTGATAGAGATAGATCCGAAATATTTCCGGCCCACTGAAGTTGAACATCTTAGATCTGATATAACAAAGGCAAAGCAAAAACTTAACTGGCATCCAAGAACTACTTTTGATGAACTAGTAAAGATTATGGTTGATTATGATATGCAACTTATGGGGATTGACCCGCCTGGGAAAGGAATAGAAATTTCAAAGGAAAAGGGATTTGAATACACCGATCATGATTTTTCATTTTACGAGAAGGTAAGAGAGGGGTGTTAG
- a CDS encoding menaquinone biosynthesis decarboxylase yields MAYQELSDFIKKLEEAGQLRRIKTEVSADLEITEITDRVSKSYGPALLFEKVKGYSIPVLINAFGSYERMAMALNVKNVDEIAKEIESLVKPEMPSTFIDKIKFIPHLLMTLSKFPPKIVKHAPCQEIVYETEPSLTRLPIIKCWPGDGGKFITLPLVFTRNLKTGNRNTGMYRMHVYDNRTTGMHWHIHHDGARHYRDYQRENKRMPVAVALGCDPAITYAATAPVPPEVDEMVFAGFLRKKNVEMVACKTIEMEVPADAEIVLEGYVDPKETRIEGPFGDHTGYYSLADHYPVFHITCITQRRTPIYPTTIVGKPPMEDCYMGKATERLFLPLLKLMIPEIIDMNLPLFGVFHNFAFLSIDKRYPFQAKKVMHGIWGMGQMMFTKIIVVVDRDVNVQNVDEIMWRIGNNVDPRRDITFVDGPMDALEHASPLPKIGSKMGIDATKKWPEEGFAREWPDDIKMSPEIVNLVNRKWNTYGI; encoded by the coding sequence ATGGCATATCAAGAGCTATCGGATTTTATTAAAAAGTTGGAAGAGGCAGGACAATTAAGGCGTATTAAGACTGAGGTTTCGGCTGATTTAGAAATTACCGAGATAACTGATCGCGTCTCCAAGTCATACGGGCCAGCACTCCTCTTTGAAAAGGTAAAAGGTTATTCAATACCCGTACTCATTAACGCCTTCGGTTCTTATGAACGCATGGCCATGGCGCTCAATGTAAAAAATGTGGATGAGATTGCCAAAGAGATTGAGAGCCTTGTTAAACCTGAGATGCCATCAACCTTTATCGACAAGATTAAGTTTATTCCACATCTTTTGATGACGTTATCAAAATTTCCCCCCAAAATAGTGAAACATGCACCCTGCCAGGAGATTGTGTACGAAACCGAGCCATCTCTTACGAGGTTGCCAATCATAAAATGTTGGCCGGGAGATGGCGGAAAATTTATTACCTTACCTCTGGTTTTTACGAGAAATCTAAAAACTGGCAACAGGAATACCGGCATGTATCGTATGCACGTGTATGACAACCGGACAACGGGGATGCACTGGCATATCCATCATGATGGAGCTCGACACTATCGGGATTATCAGCGGGAAAATAAACGTATGCCGGTGGCTGTTGCACTGGGCTGTGATCCAGCCATTACGTATGCCGCTACGGCACCCGTTCCCCCGGAGGTGGATGAAATGGTCTTTGCCGGTTTCTTGAGGAAAAAGAATGTAGAGATGGTCGCCTGTAAAACGATTGAAATGGAGGTGCCGGCAGATGCAGAAATCGTGTTAGAGGGCTATGTCGACCCCAAAGAGACCCGCATTGAAGGTCCCTTTGGCGACCACACGGGTTATTATTCACTGGCCGATCATTATCCTGTATTTCACATCACCTGCATTACGCAGCGCAGAACACCGATCTATCCCACGACGATCGTGGGCAAGCCTCCCATGGAGGATTGTTACATGGGAAAGGCCACGGAACGGTTATTTCTGCCCTTATTAAAACTCATGATCCCCGAGATTATCGACATGAACCTGCCGCTCTTTGGCGTGTTTCACAACTTTGCCTTCCTGTCAATTGATAAACGCTACCCCTTTCAGGCGAAGAAGGTCATGCACGGTATATGGGGCATGGGGCAGATGATGTTTACAAAAATTATTGTGGTGGTGGATAGGGACGTTAATGTGCAAAATGTGGATGAGATCATGTGGCGCATCGGGAATAACGTAGATCCGCGCAGGGATATTACCTTTGTTGACGGCCCCATGGATGCACTGGAACACGCATCCCCCTTGCCAAAGATTGGCTCCAAGATGGGGATTGACGCCACCAAGAAATGGCCTGAGGAAGGTTTTGCACGGGAATGGCCTGACGACATCAAGATGTCACCAGAGATTGTTAATCTTGTAAATAGAAAATGGAACACATACGGAATTTAG
- a CDS encoding phosphosulfolactate synthase, with amino-acid sequence MAQPKPHTAERAFAFLKVNERQPKPRKQGVTEIRGPYYTPMGRHYLQDVLETMGAYVDTLKFAGGSFSLMPRHVVKELIDICHAHNVCVSTGGFIEHVLTQGTEAVNHYIHECKEIGFDIVEISSGFITVPTEDLVRLVEKVQKAGLNAKPEVGIQFGSGGASAVAELETEGTRDQEWAILQAKRFLEAGAHMIMIESEGITENVKVWRTDVVARIINALGLEKVMFEAADPDVFSWYIKNYGPEVNLFVDHSQIVQLESLRSGIWGTKSLWGRVLTYKS; translated from the coding sequence ATGGCTCAACCTAAACCCCACACTGCAGAACGAGCGTTTGCCTTTCTAAAAGTTAATGAGCGCCAGCCAAAGCCTCGTAAGCAGGGTGTTACGGAGATCCGAGGCCCTTACTATACACCGATGGGCAGGCATTATTTGCAAGACGTCCTGGAAACTATGGGCGCATATGTGGACACGCTCAAGTTTGCTGGCGGATCGTTCAGCCTCATGCCGCGGCATGTGGTAAAAGAACTTATTGATATCTGCCATGCGCATAACGTTTGTGTCTCCACCGGCGGCTTTATAGAACACGTTCTTACTCAAGGAACCGAAGCAGTGAACCATTACATTCATGAATGCAAGGAAATCGGCTTCGATATTGTTGAGATTTCAAGCGGCTTCATCACCGTGCCCACGGAAGACCTGGTGCGTCTTGTTGAGAAGGTACAAAAGGCCGGGTTGAACGCAAAGCCGGAAGTTGGAATTCAGTTCGGTTCCGGCGGCGCAAGTGCGGTAGCCGAGCTGGAGACGGAAGGAACACGCGACCAGGAATGGGCTATTTTACAAGCAAAGCGCTTTTTGGAAGCCGGGGCGCATATGATTATGATAGAATCAGAAGGGATTACTGAGAATGTAAAGGTGTGGCGGACTGATGTCGTGGCCAGGATTATCAATGCGTTGGGTCTGGAAAAAGTGATGTTTGAAGCGGCAGATCCTGACGTCTTTTCGTGGTATATTAAGAATTACGGGCCGGAGGTTAATCTCTTTGTTGATCACAGCCAGATTGTGCAGCTTGAATCTCTGAGGTCAGGCATCTGGGGAACAAAAAGCCTCTGGGGTCGTGTCCTCACATATAAGAGTTAA
- a CDS encoding DUF3303 domain-containing protein: MKQKRTILFSASVLFATMMLIGSNIYANENEKESGWNIGVAGKKTVYVAHWTHTPENCPGRSEDVAKMLSKFWEGRKMAEEKGITILGAYATVTEHDFFIILEADDYRAVVEFFLPLVPSQTGKIVPVLTMDECLQMVSQ; encoded by the coding sequence ATGAAGCAAAAGAGAACGATACTATTTAGTGCCAGTGTCCTATTTGCAACCATGATGCTCATCGGTTCCAACATCTATGCCAACGAGAATGAGAAGGAGTCCGGATGGAATATCGGTGTTGCCGGCAAAAAAACGGTATACGTCGCTCACTGGACACATACCCCGGAAAACTGCCCTGGCAGGAGTGAAGATGTAGCAAAGATGCTGAGCAAGTTCTGGGAGGGAAGAAAAATGGCCGAAGAGAAGGGTATAACGATACTGGGAGCTTACGCCACAGTTACAGAACACGATTTTTTTATTATCCTGGAAGCAGATGATTATCGTGCAGTAGTAGAATTTTTTCTTCCACTGGTACCCAGCCAGACCGGAAAAATTGTACCCGTTCTCACTATGGACGAATGTCTACAGATGGTATCTCAATGA